Genomic DNA from Clostridium sp. BJN0013:
GTACTTATAATTTGTATTCTTATGTTTGCAGTAGCTGTGATTCAAAAGAGAGATTTATTTGAAATGTTTCTAACGGCCATAAGTCTAGCGGTAGCTGCCATTCCAGAAGGCCTTCCAGCTATGGTTACTATAGTACTTGCAGTGGGAGTACAGAGAATGATAAGAAAGAATGCCATAGTGAGAAAGCTTCCGGCTATAGAGACATTAGGTTCTGTAAATATAATATGTTCTGATAAGACTGGAACCCTAACTCAAAATAAGATGACTGTTACAAAGTTTTATGCAGATGATACATTAGACAGTATTCTAAAGTTAGATGAAAATAATTTTATACATAAGAGACTTATAGAGAATATGGTACTTTGTAATGATGCCACTTATTCTGAAAATTCACAAACAGGAGATCCTACAGAAATTGCACTTTTAGAACTTGGTTTTAAGTTTAATATATTTAAAGATAGTGAAAGTAAATCCCATACTAGGGTAAATGAAATACCTTTTGATTCTGATAGGAAGCTTATGACCACTTTAAATGAATATGGGGATAAGTATCATGTGATTACAAAAGGTGCGGTAGATAACTTAATAAAAATCTGCAGTTATATGTATTTGGGAGGTCATGTAGTAGATTTCACAGAAGAATTAAAATCTAAAGTGATTTCAGCTTCTGATTCAATGTCAAAAGATGCTCTTAGAGTACTTGCAACTGCCGTTAAGACGGAGAATTCATCAGATATTAAAATTGATTCCATGGAAAATGAATTGATCTTTGTAGGACTTGTGGGAATGATAGATCCTCCTAGAGAAAATGTAAAGAAATCTATAGAAGAATGTAAAAACTCTGGTATAATAACTGTTATGATTACAGGAGACCATAAAAATACTGCCTATGCCATAGCAAAAGAGCTGGGTATAGCAGAGGATAGTTCTCAGGTAATACTGGGAGCTGAATTTGATAGAATGTCAGAAGATGAAGTCGTAAATAAAATTGATGATTTAAGAGTCTTTGCAAGAGTGTCTCCAGAGCACAAGGTAAGAATAGTTAAAGCTTTAAAACAAAAAGGGAATATAGTATCTATGACTGGAGATGGTGTAAATGATGCACCTTCTTTGAAAGCAGCTGATATAGGAGTAGCTATGGGTATTACTGGAACAGATGTGGCAAAGGGTGCTTCTGATATGATACTTACGGATGACAATTTTTCAACTATTGTGGAAGCTGTAAAGGAAGGAAGGAATATATACAATAACATAAGAAAATCTATAACATTTCTTCTTTCTTGTAATATAGGGGAGCTAATAGCCTTATTTATAGGAATAGTGTTAGGGTGGCCTGCAATTTTAAGACCTATTCATCTGCTTTGGGTAAATCTTATAACAGATAGTTTGCCTGCTTTGGCATTAGGAGTAGATCCAGATGATCCTGATATAATGAAAGAAAAACCTAGAAATCAAAAAGAAGGATTATTTTCAGGAAGAAGTGGTGTATTTTTAATAGGAAATGGTATTTTAATAGGTATACTTACCTTGTCTGCCTTTTATATAGGTATTAAGGTATATCCAAATTCTGTTATGCATGCACAAACTATGTCTTTTGCAGTACTTAGCATATCTCAACTCTTGTATACTTTAAGTATCAGACATAATAAAAAGTCTATATTTGAAATTGGAATTTTTACCAATAAATATTTAATAGGGGCTATAATTTTAGGTATAATACTTCAGAATATAGTTATCACGGTACCTTTCTTAGCTTCAGTATTTAAGGTATTTACTCTTACACCAAATGACTGGATGTTTGTTATTCTCCTGTCACTTATACCTCTTATTATAAATGAGATTGCAAAAATAATTTATAATAAAGTAGAGCGAAAGTAATAATCTATTTCTAAGCTTTAAGAGTATTTAAATTCTTAAAGCTTAGAACTTCAAAAAATTTTTTAAAGATTTTTAAGTTTTGTGCCTTTCTCATCCTGTGTTATTAAGTTTCTTTTCATAAGTCCGCCTAAGGCATTTTTAAAGTAATTTTTACTTTCATGAAAAACACGTTTTATATCTTCAGGAGAGCTCTTGTCATTATAAGGCATAAATCCATTGTGATTTTTCAGATAATTTAAAATAGATTCTTCCAGGGATATTCTTTCATATTTGGGCGTTTTTCTTGGAGTAAGACCTAGTTTACCATCTTCATATATGTTCTTTATCCTAAGCTTTAGTTCATCACCGGGATAAAGATTTATGTAATATTCATTTTTTAGTATTACACCCCTATAAAGATTATCCACAGCTGTCATGGCACTGCCGTTAGTTTGAAATCCATAGACTATGCCAGTTACTTCAGAACCTATAATATATTTTTGTTCTATTTGTTCTGGTTTAGTATCAGTTATTGTAAAGAGATATTTATCTATATCTGTGGTAGCTGCTATTCTGTTGGTTTTATCTAAATATATGTAAAAAAGATAATACTTTTCAGGAAGCAGTGGGTATTTTTGCTCTGAAAGGGGTACAAGAACATCTCTTTCCAGTCCTATGTCTATAAAACTTCCAAAACTTGTATTTGATACTACTTTTAAATAAGCAAGGTTTTCTACTGTAGCTTTAGGAGCCTTTAAAGTGGCTATCAGTCTGTCCTTTGAATCTTTGTATATAAAAGCATTTACTTCATCTCCCACAGAGAGAAGATCTTCTTCATCATTACTTTTTGGAAGAAGTATATCATCTTTAGTTTTACCGGTTTGTGCATCCAGATAATATCCGAAAGATGCTTTCCTAACTATTTTTAGAGTATTAAATTTTCCTATAAAAATCAATTAATTTTCACTTCCTTTATATTTCCTAAATTTCATCCACAGCTTATTATATACTATTATTATTATTTATGTCAGCCAATTTTATAAAACTTATTTTAATATAATAAAATAACTTTTGAAATTGATAGTACATTTTTAAAATATATAATTTAGAGAAGGAAATTCATATACCTGAAGAACAAATATTTTGTATCTATACTTATAATACATATAAGTATATAATAAGATTAGACTATTACCAAGGAGGAAGAAATATGTCATCAATGGATTTTATAAGGATAGCAGCAGCATGCCCCTTAACAAATGTAGCAGATATAGAATTTAATTTAAATAATATAAAGATATGTATAGATAAGGCTTTAGCAGAAAAATCAAAACTTGTGGTATTTCCAGAGCTTTCCATGACATCCTATACCTGTGCAGATCTTTTTGAACAGCAATTGCTCCTGGAAAAATCCACAGAGGCTTTAAAAAAGCTTTGTGATTATTCCAAGGATAAAGATATACTTATAGCAGTAGGAGCACCTCTTGTATTTAATTATTGCTTATACAATTGTGCTTATATAATATTTGATGGGGAAATTTTGGGCATTGTTCCTAAAAGCTATATTCCAAACTATGAAGAGTTTTATGAAAAAAGGTGGTTTACAGAAGGACTGCATATTATAGATGAGAGGGTGGATTTGTATTTTCAAAAGGACATACCTTTTGGAGTAAATCTAATATTTGTCTGTGAAAAATTTAAATTTGCTTTTGAAATATGTGAGGATTTGTGGGCCGTAATACCTCCAAGCAGTTATTTAACCCTTATGGGTGCAAATATCATAGGAAATCTTTCAGCATCCAATGAAATTGTAAGTAAATCTTTTTATAGAAGAAATTTAGTATCCTCTCAAAGTGCCAGGTGTATGTGTTCCTACATGTATGTTTCATCTGGAGTATTTGAATCCTCTACAGATTTAGTATTTAGTGGAGATCTGTGTATTTGTGAAAACGGTACAGTATTAAAAGCCAACCAGAGATTTAACAGGAAAAATGAAGTTATCACTTCAATTGTAGATTTGGGTAGATTGAATAACCAAAGGCTGAAAAATGTGAGCTTTAGGGATAATATAAAAAAACTTTCACAGAAGTCTGTAAACGTAGAATTTCAGTTTAAAACTCTAGATTATGGAGAATTTGATAGAAGTGTTGATAAACATCCTTTTGTGCCATCAAGTGGAGATGAGAGAGAAATAAGATGTAGAGAGATATTTAACATACAGACTTCTGCCCTGGCAAAAAGAGTAAGCCATACTAATTTGAAAAAAGCGGTTATAGGTATATCTGGAGGACTTGATTCCACTTTAGCATTGTTAGTTACAGTGAAAACCTTTGACATTCTTAAAATTTCAAGGAAAAATATAATAGCTATAACTATGCCGGGGTTTGGAACTACAGACAGGACTTATAATAATGCAGTGAGTTTATGTAAAAATTTAGGTGCGGAACTTAGAGAAATAAATATAGTGGCTTCCTGTCTCCAACATTTTAAAGATATATCCCATGACAGGGATATACATGATGTAACTTATGAGAATGTTCAGGCAAGAGAAAGAACCCAAATTATAATGGATATAGCCAACAAAGAAGGTGGCTTAGTAATTGGTACAGGAGATCTATCGGAACTGGCTCTTGGATGGTGTACTTATAATGGAGATCATATGTCTATGTATGGGGTAAATTGTTCTGTGCCTAAAACTCTTGTAAGATATCTGGTTAGATATGCAGCAGATAGGGAAGTTTCAAAAAATATAGCAGATATTTTAATAGATATATTAAATACTCCTGTAAGTCCAGAACTACTTCCTAAAGGAAAAGACGGTGAAATATGTCAAAAAACTGAAGATATAGTGGGACCTTATGAACTTCATGATTTCTTCTTGTATTATTTTGTAAGACATAATTATTCCCACAAAAAAATATTGTTTTTAGCAAAACATGCATTTAAAGAGGATTATGATAGTAGTGTTATTGAAAAGTGGCTTAATATATTTATAAAGAGATTTTTTACCCAGCAGTTTAAGCGTTCTGCCATTCCAGATGGTCCTAAGGTGGGTACTGTAAGTTTATCTCCAAGAGGGGATTGGAGAATGCCTTCAGATGCCAGCTTTAATTTGTGGATTGAATCAAGTGATTCTTAGATTAAGGTGGAGTTTGCTCATAAAGAATTGCTTTTCTCTATCTAAACCTTAAAAGAACTTATCCAGGCGTGTAGTAGCAGTGCTTATTTTTCACTTTGGAGAACATGGGAGTGTTAGCAATTGATATCATTTAAATAAAGTATTTTAGAAAGGAGGATATATGTATAACAGTATTATTTTATGGGTTATAATTGGAATAGCAGCTTTATCGTTGGACATAATAACAAGTAGTTTTTTATTTGTATGGTTTACAGTAGGAGCTATTGGAGCAATTATAGCTGAAATATTAAATTATCCTTTTATAATTCAGCTTATAGTATTTGTGGTAATTAGTGCAGTATTTATAATTATCTGTTACCCAATAGTGAAAAAAAATATTAAAAAATATGTAAAACCTACTCCTCTTAGAGAAGAGACCTATGTGGGAAAGGAAATTGTTGTGGATGAAGAAATGGTAAAAAATAATGGCTTAAAAATTGATGGAGTTTACTGGAATATAAAAAAACAGGGATATACTTTAAAAAAAGGGGACATAGTAAAAGTAATTGCAATAGAAGGGAATAGATTAGTTATAGAAAAAATATGAGCATGTGTATGTTAGGACAATCATCAATTATTTATAGTTGAAGGAGGATAAGTATTATGGGTAAAATTATAATTTTAATTATAGTTATAATTATTTTAGCAGCGGTGGTGTCTTCTATTAAAATTGTAAATACAGGATATGTTACAATTGTAGAGAGACTGGGGCAATTTCACAGAGTACTTCAGCCAGGGTGGCACTTTATAATTCCTTTTATTGATTTTGTAAGGAGAAAGGTTTCAACTAAACAGCAGATACTGGATATTGAACCTCAAAGTGTTATAACCAAAGATAATGTAAAAATATCTATAGATAATGTTATTTTCTATAGAGTATTAAGTCCAAAGGATGCTATATACAATATAGAAGATTATAGGGCAGGTATAGTTTTTTCAACCATTACCAATATGAGAAATATCGTAGGTAACATGACTTTAGATGAGGTGCTTTCAGGAAGAGATCAAATAAATGGAGAACTTTTAAGAGTGGTAGATGATATAACAGATGCCTATGGAATAAAAATATTATCTGTAGAGATCAAAAATATCATGCCTCCTTCTGAAATACAACAGGCTATGGAAAAACAGATGAGGGCTGAAAGAGATAAAAGAGCCGTAATACTTCAGGCAGAAGGACAAAAACAAAGTGATATAGCCAGAGCAGAAGGGGAAAAACAGGCTAAAATACTTCAAGCCGAAGCTGAAAAGGAAGCAAATATTAGAAGGGCAGAAGGACTTAGACAATCTCAAATGCTGGAAGCAGAAGGTAAGGCAATGGCAATAAAATCTGTCGCAGAAGCAGAAGCTGAAGCTATTAATTTAGTGAATAGATCCATAATAGATTCTGGCACAGATGAAAAGGTAATAGCTTTAAAACAAATAGAGGCATTAAAAGAAATGGCTAAAAATCCAGCGAATAAACTTATACTTCCAAATGAAGCAGTATCTTCTCTTGGAAATATGGCAGCAATAGCTGATATGCTGCAAGTAAATAAAGTTAAATAAATTTAAAGTAAGATATAGAGTCTGACAAGGTTAATAGAATAACTTGTCAGGCTTTATTTTTTATCCGAACGCGGTAATTAGTTAGCACCCAAGCTTCTTCAAAGTGGGGGGTAAGCACTGCTATGCGCCTGGATAAGTTCTTCCCCTAAAGGATAACGTATTCTAAGTGCTAAAGGCACTAAGAATACTGTTAATAAGGTTCAGTTGGAGAAAAGCATTTCTTATAAGCAAACTCCACCTGAACCTTAGAATTACTTGATATATTTTAGATGGAATGGGCAAGTAATTGTAATATTATAGAATATACTAATATATAATAAAGTATCAAGTGGTTGTGAAACAGTTGAAACTAAAGAAGAAAATAAAATCTAATATTAAAAATAGATGAAGGGTGTGATATTTATGAAAGCTATAATAATGGCAGGAGGAGAAGGAACCAGGTTAAGGCCCCTAACCTGTAACATACCTAAACCCATGATGCCCATTATGGATAAACCTATAATGGAGTATGCCTTAGAACTACTTAAAAATACGGGAATAGAAGATATTGGAGTCACCCTACAATATTTGCCCGATGAAATAATAAATTATTTTGGGGATGGCAAAGATTTTGGAGTAAATATAAGTTATTTTATAGAGGAAACCCCATTAGGTACTGCAGGAAGTGTTAAAAATGGAGAGGCATTTTTAAATGACACCTTTATTGTTATAAGTGGAGATGCCCTTACAGATATAGATTTATCCAGAGCAATTGCCTATCATAAGAGTAAAGATGCTGTAGCCACTTTGGTACTTAAGCAGGAATCAGTACCATTAGAATTTGGAGTGGTAGTTACAGATGATAAAGGAAAGGTAACTGGTTTTTTGGAAAAGCCGGGATGGGGGGAAGTATTCAGTGACAAGATAAATACAGGAATATATATTTTAGAACCGGATATTTTTAAATATTATGATAAAAATAAGAAATTTGATTTCAGCAGAGACCTTTTTCCTATTTTGCTTAGGGAAAAAGTACCTGTGTTTGGGTATGTATCACAGGGATATTGGTGTGATATAGGAAATATTGATCAGTATATGAAATGTCATTTTGATGTATTGAAGGGGCTTGCAAATATAAATATAAAAGCAGAGAAGTATGGAGAAGATATATGGATGGGAGAAGACTGTGAAATAAGTCCTCAGGCTAAAATTTTAAGGCCTGTATATATAGGGAGGGGCAGTAAAATATATAAGAATGCCCAAATTGGTCCTTATACTATATTAGGAGAAAATAATATTATCTCTCAGGATGCCACCATAAAAAGAAGCATACTTTTTAATAACTGTTATATAGGGGACAAGGCGCAAATAAGAGGCGCCGTACTTTGTAAGAAAGTTCAAGTTGAATCTCAGTGTTCTGTATTTGAAGAAGCTGCCCTTGGAAATGACACTATCATAAAGGATAAGGCCATAATAAAGCCGGGAGTTAAAATATGGCCCAATAAGATAATAGAAAGCGGCACTTTGGTAAGTTCTAATATTATATGGAAAGAAAAAGCATCAAAATCCATTTTTGGCAAAAATGGTATTAGTGGAGAGATAAATGTAGATATAACTCCAGAGTTTGTATCAAAGCTTGGTTCTGCCTATGGCTCTGTTCTAAAGGCAGATTCCAGGGTTGCTATAGCCTGCAGTGATAATGGAGCGGCACAGATGTTCAAATATTCCCTGGCCACAGGGCTTTTATCCATGGGTATGGAAGTTATAGACTTAAAAAAGATGCCAATGGTCTTTATAAGGCAGTCAATTCTTTTTTTTGGAGCTCAGGCAGGAATTTATGTATGTGTAAATAGAAGTACGCCGGAGAAGGTTACTATAATATTTATGGATAAAAATGGTCTTAATATAGACAGAGCTATAGAGAGAAAGATAGAAAGTAGTTTTATAAGAGAAGATTTTAGGAGAGTTAGATCAGATAAGTTTAAACATATGGAACATATATACAATTGTCTGGAGTATTATGAAAGACAGCTTA
This window encodes:
- a CDS encoding calcium-translocating P-type ATPase, PMCA-type, whose product is MWFKKSSKEVTEELNTDSINGITSEEAKIRIEKYGQNKLAEKKKKSILVLLFEQINDVLIYILLAAAVVSALLNEISDAIIIGIVIVLNAVIGLIQEAKAEKALESLKKLSVPKALVKRDGKVIEISSEDVVIGDIVILDAGKYVPCDLRLIESANLKIEESALTGESVPSEKYAEGILEEDDVALGDQRNMAFMSTLVTYGRGVGVAVATGMNTEIGKIAKMLHEDSKNLTPLQKKLAQLGKMLGFVVLIICILMFAVAVIQKRDLFEMFLTAISLAVAAIPEGLPAMVTIVLAVGVQRMIRKNAIVRKLPAIETLGSVNIICSDKTGTLTQNKMTVTKFYADDTLDSILKLDENNFIHKRLIENMVLCNDATYSENSQTGDPTEIALLELGFKFNIFKDSESKSHTRVNEIPFDSDRKLMTTLNEYGDKYHVITKGAVDNLIKICSYMYLGGHVVDFTEELKSKVISASDSMSKDALRVLATAVKTENSSDIKIDSMENELIFVGLVGMIDPPRENVKKSIEECKNSGIITVMITGDHKNTAYAIAKELGIAEDSSQVILGAEFDRMSEDEVVNKIDDLRVFARVSPEHKVRIVKALKQKGNIVSMTGDGVNDAPSLKAADIGVAMGITGTDVAKGASDMILTDDNFSTIVEAVKEGRNIYNNIRKSITFLLSCNIGELIALFIGIVLGWPAILRPIHLLWVNLITDSLPALALGVDPDDPDIMKEKPRNQKEGLFSGRSGVFLIGNGILIGILTLSAFYIGIKVYPNSVMHAQTMSFAVLSISQLLYTLSIRHNKKSIFEIGIFTNKYLIGAIILGIILQNIVITVPFLASVFKVFTLTPNDWMFVILLSLIPLIINEIAKIIYNKVERK
- a CDS encoding S1 RNA-binding domain-containing protein, which gives rise to MIFIGKFNTLKIVRKASFGYYLDAQTGKTKDDILLPKSNDEEDLLSVGDEVNAFIYKDSKDRLIATLKAPKATVENLAYLKVVSNTSFGSFIDIGLERDVLVPLSEQKYPLLPEKYYLFYIYLDKTNRIAATTDIDKYLFTITDTKPEQIEQKYIIGSEVTGIVYGFQTNGSAMTAVDNLYRGVILKNEYYINLYPGDELKLRIKNIYEDGKLGLTPRKTPKYERISLEESILNYLKNHNGFMPYNDKSSPEDIKRVFHESKNYFKNALGGLMKRNLITQDEKGTKLKNL
- a CDS encoding NAD(+) synthase; the encoded protein is MSSMDFIRIAAACPLTNVADIEFNLNNIKICIDKALAEKSKLVVFPELSMTSYTCADLFEQQLLLEKSTEALKKLCDYSKDKDILIAVGAPLVFNYCLYNCAYIIFDGEILGIVPKSYIPNYEEFYEKRWFTEGLHIIDERVDLYFQKDIPFGVNLIFVCEKFKFAFEICEDLWAVIPPSSYLTLMGANIIGNLSASNEIVSKSFYRRNLVSSQSARCMCSYMYVSSGVFESSTDLVFSGDLCICENGTVLKANQRFNRKNEVITSIVDLGRLNNQRLKNVSFRDNIKKLSQKSVNVEFQFKTLDYGEFDRSVDKHPFVPSSGDEREIRCREIFNIQTSALAKRVSHTNLKKAVIGISGGLDSTLALLVTVKTFDILKISRKNIIAITMPGFGTTDRTYNNAVSLCKNLGAELREINIVASCLQHFKDISHDRDIHDVTYENVQARERTQIIMDIANKEGGLVIGTGDLSELALGWCTYNGDHMSMYGVNCSVPKTLVRYLVRYAADREVSKNIADILIDILNTPVSPELLPKGKDGEICQKTEDIVGPYELHDFFLYYFVRHNYSHKKILFLAKHAFKEDYDSSVIEKWLNIFIKRFFTQQFKRSAIPDGPKVGTVSLSPRGDWRMPSDASFNLWIESSDS
- a CDS encoding NfeD family protein translates to MYNSIILWVIIGIAALSLDIITSSFLFVWFTVGAIGAIIAEILNYPFIIQLIVFVVISAVFIIICYPIVKKNIKKYVKPTPLREETYVGKEIVVDEEMVKNNGLKIDGVYWNIKKQGYTLKKGDIVKVIAIEGNRLVIEKI
- a CDS encoding SPFH domain-containing protein — protein: MGKIIILIIVIIILAAVVSSIKIVNTGYVTIVERLGQFHRVLQPGWHFIIPFIDFVRRKVSTKQQILDIEPQSVITKDNVKISIDNVIFYRVLSPKDAIYNIEDYRAGIVFSTITNMRNIVGNMTLDEVLSGRDQINGELLRVVDDITDAYGIKILSVEIKNIMPPSEIQQAMEKQMRAERDKRAVILQAEGQKQSDIARAEGEKQAKILQAEAEKEANIRRAEGLRQSQMLEAEGKAMAIKSVAEAEAEAINLVNRSIIDSGTDEKVIALKQIEALKEMAKNPANKLILPNEAVSSLGNMAAIADMLQVNKVK
- a CDS encoding sugar phosphate nucleotidyltransferase, whose protein sequence is MKAIIMAGGEGTRLRPLTCNIPKPMMPIMDKPIMEYALELLKNTGIEDIGVTLQYLPDEIINYFGDGKDFGVNISYFIEETPLGTAGSVKNGEAFLNDTFIVISGDALTDIDLSRAIAYHKSKDAVATLVLKQESVPLEFGVVVTDDKGKVTGFLEKPGWGEVFSDKINTGIYILEPDIFKYYDKNKKFDFSRDLFPILLREKVPVFGYVSQGYWCDIGNIDQYMKCHFDVLKGLANINIKAEKYGEDIWMGEDCEISPQAKILRPVYIGRGSKIYKNAQIGPYTILGENNIISQDATIKRSILFNNCYIGDKAQIRGAVLCKKVQVESQCSVFEEAALGNDTIIKDKAIIKPGVKIWPNKIIESGTLVSSNIIWKEKASKSIFGKNGISGEINVDITPEFVSKLGSAYGSVLKADSRVAIACSDNGAAQMFKYSLATGLLSMGMEVIDLKKMPMVFIRQSILFFGAQAGIYVCVNRSTPEKVTIIFMDKNGLNIDRAIERKIESSFIREDFRRVRSDKFKHMEHIYNCLEYYERQLINGLSLENIKIQKYRAILSIEDPMVLEVISEILRELKVEVKLYDRFGDTKGLAKKVVEDSASFGIEIDEECKKPVIIDEKGSIIKDNLYDALNALVMLKTHDIKILVVPVTASSTMEKLAKICGCKFIRTKTAHKFILETYLKNTPYLSERDIVSAYLMTLDAVSVCAMIINFMANCNRTLSQITSTIPQYYTLKKEIKCPWNMKGRLMRNLIEENTSKSIDLIEGVKLNFEDGWVLVMPDADEPLCKIYTECSDYKKLNKLTDDILNKITTITKEY